A stretch of the Aegilops tauschii subsp. strangulata cultivar AL8/78 chromosome 4, Aet v6.0, whole genome shotgun sequence genome encodes the following:
- the LOC109741929 gene encoding myb-related protein MYBAS1 isoform X1, with protein sequence MVTVQDEMRKGPWTEQEDLQLVCTVRLFGDRRWDFVAKVSGLNRTGKSCRLRWVNYLHPGLKHGRMSPQEEHLIIELHARWGNRWSRIARRLPGRTDNEIKNYWRTHMRKKAQERKTNMSPSSSSSSFTYQSCLLETAPIIRMDGGSTHNGTTCFSSVLKSNQSVMDGYSMDQIWKEIEAPAMLPIDDKACSNLPCPLLPSPMGDRYCPPEVVWKMDNGDLKMLAPQFGYGNGERSCY encoded by the exons ATGGTGACAGTGCAAGATGAGATGCGCAAGGGGCCATGGACAGAGCAGGAAGACCTGCAACTGGTATGCACTGTCCGCCTGTTCGGTGACCGCCGCTGGGATTTCGTTGCCAAAGTCTCAG GCCTTAACAGGACAGGCAAAAGCTGCCGCCTCCGGTGGGTCAACTACCTCCACCCTGGCCTCAAGCATGGGCGCATGTCGCCACAGGAGGAACACCTTATTATTGAGCTCCATGCTCGATGGGGTAACAG GTGGTCTAGAATAGCACGCAGACTGCCAGGGCGTACGGACAATGAGATCAAGAACTACTGGAGGACACACATGAGGAAGAAAGCACAAGAGAGGAAGACAAACATGtcaccttcttcctcctcctcatcatttACATACCAATCCTGCCTCCTTGAAACTGCACCAATAATCAGGATGGATGGAGGCAGCACTCATAATGGCACAACCTGCTTCTCAAGTGTACTTAAGAGCAACCAGAGTGTCATGGATGGATATTCTATGGACCAGATATGGAAGGAGATTGAGGCACCGGCCATGCTGCCCATTGATGATAAAGCATGCAGCAATCTCCCATGTCCTCTGCTGCCATCTCCTATGGGAGATCGCTACTGCCCTCCTGAGGTAGTCTGGAAGATGGACAATGGTGATCTCAAGATGTTAGCTCCACAATTTGGTTATGGTAATGGAGAACGTTCCTGCTATTGA
- the LOC109741929 gene encoding myb-related protein MYBAS1 isoform X2, with protein MSPQEEHLIIELHARWGNRWSRIARRLPGRTDNEIKNYWRTHMRKKAQERKTNMSPSSSSSSFTYQSCLLETAPIIRMDGGSTHNGTTCFSSVLKSNQSVMDGYSMDQIWKEIEAPAMLPIDDKACSNLPCPLLPSPMGDRYCPPEVVWKMDNGDLKMLAPQFGYGNGERSCY; from the exons ATGTCGCCACAGGAGGAACACCTTATTATTGAGCTCCATGCTCGATGGGGTAACAG GTGGTCTAGAATAGCACGCAGACTGCCAGGGCGTACGGACAATGAGATCAAGAACTACTGGAGGACACACATGAGGAAGAAAGCACAAGAGAGGAAGACAAACATGtcaccttcttcctcctcctcatcatttACATACCAATCCTGCCTCCTTGAAACTGCACCAATAATCAGGATGGATGGAGGCAGCACTCATAATGGCACAACCTGCTTCTCAAGTGTACTTAAGAGCAACCAGAGTGTCATGGATGGATATTCTATGGACCAGATATGGAAGGAGATTGAGGCACCGGCCATGCTGCCCATTGATGATAAAGCATGCAGCAATCTCCCATGTCCTCTGCTGCCATCTCCTATGGGAGATCGCTACTGCCCTCCTGAGGTAGTCTGGAAGATGGACAATGGTGATCTCAAGATGTTAGCTCCACAATTTGGTTATGGTAATGGAGAACGTTCCTGCTATTGA